AACCTGCGCAGACTTCTGCATTGACCGCGACATGGTCGCCGTCCGGCGCAATCGCGCCGGTAGGGCATAAGTCAAGGCAGCGATGGCATCCGGTCAGCTTCGAGCGCGAATGCGCGCAGAGGCTGGGTGTGAAGTCGATATATCTCGGCTTGTCGAAACTTCCGACGAGATCGCGAGCGGCAAGCACCGCGCGCAGCACCGCCGCGGGATCTCTCGGATCGGCGCGGAGATAGCCGTCCCGCAGGTCGTGCGCGGCAAATAGCGGTGGCTCGCCGGAGAGGTCGAGCACCAGATCGCAACGCGAGGTCGCCCCGTTGCGCCGGGCCTCGAATACGAAGTGGTCGCGCGAAGAGGGGCGCGGTCGTGCGTAGTCGTCGATCGTGAGCTCGAAGGCACCAAAATGTCCCCGCGCGTTGCGGATCGTGCCTGTTACGATCGGAAACACTGCCGCGGGAGGCGGCGTAACGTCTGTCAGCTGCCTGAGCATCACCGTGACATCGAGATGGTCTGCGAGCAGCCGCCCGGCTTCGATCGCGGCCTCGTCGCGTCCATAGATCAGGACGATGCCGTCGCTCGACAATGTGACCAGCGGATAGTCGGGTGCGGGAATCGCGGCGGCCGCCAGCAGAGCGGCCATCTTCGCACCCGCATTGGCGCCGTCGTGCGACCAGCCCGCCGTCTCGCGGATGTTGACGAAAGTGATCCCGTTGGGAAGGTCGCCGGCCTCTTCGGTGAACTGGGCAGCCTGCTGCGTGCAGGCGACCGTCAGCGGACCATCCGCCTTTGCCGCATTGCGGAAATGATCGAGCTCCGCGCCGCAGAGATGGCGAAAGCTTCTGATCTCGCAGTTGGGGCATCCCCGCTGGATCGCAGCCGTGTCAAGACGCATCGTGTCTTCGCACGAGCAGATCAGGACGGTCTTCGCTGGCTGGTCCAGGTGAATCCCTCCGTCAGTGCGGCGCCGACTTACGGACTCGCGCCGTTCCTGCACCTCGTATAGATTTTCACTATCGGGAAGAAAAGGAAAGTGGAGGACGGCCTTGCGGTCGACCCCAACCAGCCACGTTTCCCTGGCGGAACCGATCCATCTGCCGCCGCCCTTCACGCTCGTCCGGTTGCGCGAGAGCGGAGACGCCTTTGCCCATGCTTGCCGCATTGCACCCAAGCACGGCGCCGGCACACTGGTGTATGTCGGGCGGTTCGATCTCGCCGAATTCGCCGTGGTGCTCGAGCCCGGCGAAAACTTGAGCACCGCGCGGCGCGCGTTCTACGCCGGCATGGTCGCACTCACCGACGCTCTTCGCGCCTATGCGCCGCCCAACAAGACGGTTGTGATCGGGTGGCCCGGCTCCGTCGAGATCGACGGCGGGCTCGTCGGAGGAGGGCGGATGGGGTGGCCATCGTCCGCGCGCGAGACTGAGCGGCCCGCATGGCTGGTGTTTGGCGCCATGATCCGGACCGTCGCCATGGCCGATCAGGGACCCGGCGTTCGTCCGCTCGCGTCCGCGCTGGATGAGGAGGGGTTCGGCGAAGCGGGCGCCGACCAGGTGACCGAGAGTTTTGCACGGCACCTGATGCGGGTGATCGATCGTTGGCAGGTC
The genomic region above belongs to Bradyrhizobium arachidis and contains:
- a CDS encoding biotin/lipoate--protein ligase family protein, whose amino-acid sequence is MRSTPTSHVSLAEPIHLPPPFTLVRLRESGDAFAHACRIAPKHGAGTLVYVGRFDLAEFAVVLEPGENLSTARRAFYAGMVALTDALRAYAPPNKTVVIGWPGSVEIDGGLVGGGRMGWPSSARETERPAWLVFGAMIRTVAMADQGPGVRPLASALDEEGFGEAGADQVTESFARHLMRVIDRWQVDGFDSVARDYLSRVPHERRTVLRIDEGGDLFARHVGTGRVERSELVKALAAPSWLDPKLGGPRM